CCACGGCCGCTCCAGCCAGGTCTCCACCGGCCACGACATGAACCACTACGCCGACGACCTGGCCGCGCTCACCACGCACCTCGATCTGCAGAAGGCGATTCACGTCGGCCATTCCACCGGTGGCGGCGAGGTCGCCCGCTACATCGCGCGCCACGGCACCCGCCGCGTGGCCAAGGCCGTGCTCATCAGCGCCGTGCCGCCGCTCATGGCCAAGACCGCCGCCAACCCGAACGGCGTGCCGATGGAGGTGCTCGACGGCATCCGTTCGGCGGTGGCGACCAACCGGGCGCAGTTCTTCAAGGACTTCCCCACCGTGTTCTACGGCTTCAACCGCCCGGGCGCCAAGGTGTCCGACGGCATCGCGCTGCACTGGTGGGCGCAGGGCATGATGGGTTCGATCCAGGCGCACTACGAGGGCATCAAGGCGTTCTCGGAAACCGACCAGACCGAAGACCTGAAGAAGATCGACGTGCCCACGCTGGTGATGCACGGCGACGACGACCAGGTGGTGCCGATCGCCATCTCCAGCGAACTGTCGGCCAAGCTGGTCAAGGGCGCGACGCTGAAGGTCTACAAGGGCTATCCGCACGGCATGTGCGCGACCAACGCCGACGTGATCAACCCGGATCTGCTGGCGTTCTTCAAAAGCTGATCGGGCGTTCTTTCCCGAGAGGGCCGGCCTGGGTGCCGGCCTTTTTTGTTTCTTTCAGAAAGCCGTGGCGATCAGTCCGCGCCGCTGGGCGATGGCCGCGGCTTCGGTTCGGGTCTTGGCGCCGAACTTGGCAAGGATCGCCTTCACATGGGCCTTGACCGTGCCGACCGAGATGTCGAGTTCGGTCGCGATGGTCTTGTTGACGTGGCCCACGGCGATGAGCTGCAGCACGTCGCCTTCGCGGCTGGTGAGCGGCTGGTGGTTGAGGCTTTCCACCACGCGCTGGGCGGCGGATTGGTCGAGGTGGTGCTGGCCGCGGTGCAGGGCGCGCACGCCCAGCATCATCTCGTCGAGGTCGCAGCCCATGAGCAGGTAGCCCTGCACGCCGAGGTCGAGTGCGTGGCGGATTTCGGAGGCGCGGTCGCGGTGGCTCAGGACCATGATCCTGGGGAGGGTCTTCGTCGGGCGGGCTGACGTTGACCGGCTGCGGTCGAGCAGGGACAGGGCGGTTTCGTAGTCGGCGACGGTGACGTCGGGCTCATTTGGCTCCGTGTCGGTGGAGTCATCTGCCATGGCGACGGTGAAGCCGCGGTCGGGGGTGAGGACTGCGGCGAGGCCGGCTCGGACCAGCGGGTCGGTGTGGGCGATGGCTACGCTGATCGGGTCAGCGGCTTTGGCTGGGGTCCAGGGGCTCATTTCGGCTACTCCGGTAGTGGAATCTTTTCTTGTGGCTTTGGCGGGGGGCAGCTGTCCCTGGGGTTTATCTCTTTTGGGTCGTTGGGGTGGGGGACTTCTGGGGCTGGTGGGGGAGTCTAGGGAGTGGGGGTTTCGTTTGGTATTGAGCCTTGGTATATGTGAGGGCTGGTTTTTTGCTTGGTTTTCCCGGGGAGGGCGCTTGGTCATGGCTGGGCTGGCTGCTTCTTTCTTCTCTTCTTCTCTCTTCCGAGGGTGGAGCTGGGGGCGCGCAAGCCCCCAGCTCCACCCTACGACCAGTAGAAGAAAATAAAAAAACGCCCAAAAAAAAGCCCCGCAAATAAATGCAGGGCCAAAACTCCAACGAACTAAATCAATCAATCAACAGTCATCTCCAGGGTAAACCTCCAAAAAATGCAAAACACAGAGCGAACGGGATGAATGAAATATCGCATTTCACCCATGCCGTCTCAATAGCTCATTCGCACTAAATAATAAAAACCCCATTTCAAGAAATAAAAAGAATGAATCCAAATCAATCAGAATTAAAGGTAATAAAAATACTCCCAACCAACATTAGAAAACAAATGAAGCATCCATCACCTACCACCAAACCGCAGAAACACCCAACCCACCACCCCTCGAACCCCACCCCATCCGGGGGCCTAACCCGCCCGATGAACACGTGTCAGTACACAATTCAACCTGTTAAAAAGCTGATACAAATCCAGCACTGAGCCACCAGCCAAGCGGCCAACGCGCCCCGAGCCACCGAGCAAAAGCCGAATTGCAACGCCATGCCGCCAGCCAGGCCAGACCTCCTAAGCGACCCCCACGCCGGCGAGCAAGCCAATCTGGCCTTCCGCCTGGACGCCGGCCTGCGCTCCGCCCCCACCCGGCGCGCCCTGCTCTGGCTGGAGCGCGGCGAGCGCATCGGCTCCGACCTCACCGCGGCTGACCTCCGCCAAAGGTCCACAGCACTCGCCCGGGAGCTGATCGAAAAGATTCCCGCCCGATCCCAGATGCTGCTGGTCATGCCCCCCGGCCCCGAATTCACGATCGCGCTGCTCGCCTGCCTCTATGCCGGCCAGGTGGCCGTCCCGCTGCCGATGCCACGCCCCGGCGCTCCAGCCGACCGCCTGCAGGCCGTCGTCGCCGACGCCGACGCGCGCTTTGTGCTCAGCACCGCGGAAGGCGTCGAGGCACTGCGCCCGTCGGTGCCCGACATGACCCTGATCGCGGTCACGGCCGACGCGCCGCAGGCCGATGCCCCCGAGGCCGCCTGGCCCGGCCTGGCATTGGCCCCGACCGACACCGTGGTGGTGCAGTACACCTCCGGCTCTACCCGCACCCCGCGCGGCGTGGCCTTGAGCGGCGCCAACATCGTCGCCAACGCCTGGCTGGTGGCCGAAGACTGGCAGCTGCGGCAGGACGAGCTCATGCTGAGCTGGCTGCCGCATTACCACGACATGGGTTTGATGGGCAGCCTGCTGTTCCCGCTGCTGTGGGGCGTGCCGGTGGTGCAGATGTCGCCGCTGGCCTTCGTGCAGAAGCCGGTGCGCTGGCTGCGCGCGGTGCAGGCCTGGGGCGCGACCATGAGCGGCGGGCCGGCGTTCGCCTTCGCCCTGTGCCTGGAAACGATCCCCGCTGACCAGCACGCGGCTTTCGAGCTGCGTTCATGGCGACTGGCGTATTGCGGCGCAGAGCCGGTGCCGGCCGCGCTGATGCAGCGCTTTCGCGAGGCCTTCGGCCCGAGCGGCCTGGCGGCAGACGCGGTGTTCGCCACCTACGGACTGGCTGAAGCGGCGCTGTTCGTCGCCGGGCGCCCGGGTGTCTGGACGGAGCAGGGTGGCCGACCCGCCCCGGCATCGACCGAGCCCTGCCTGCTTGGCGAGGCGACCCGGCCGTTCCTGCGCATCGTCGACCCCGAAACCCTGGCGGTGCTGCCCGACGGTGAGGCGGGCGAGATCTGGGCATGCGGCCCGTCGATCGCGATGGGCTATCTCACCCAGGGGCTCGACGGCGTCTTCGGCCAGCGCCTGGAAGGCGACACGTCGGCCTGGCTGCGCACCGGCGACATCGGCCTGATCGACGGCGCGGTGCTGCGCATCACCGGGCGCCGCAAGGACATCCTCATCGCCCACGGTGGCAACGTGGCGGCCGCCGATGTCGAATGGCTGGCCGCTACCGAGGACGAGGCGCTCAATCCGCACGCGGCGGCGGCTTTCAACCTCTACGCCGATGGCACGGGTGGCATCGCCTTGCTGATCGAAACCCGCGATGGTCGCGCGGCCATCGGCGATGCGGAAGCGCTTTCAAAGAGAATCATCGCGGTGGTGCGGGCTGGCCTGTCGCTCGAAATCGAGCTGTTGTGCTTCGTGAAGCGCGGCGCGCTGGACCGCACCAGCAGCGGAAAAATCAGACGCCAGACCGTGGCCGAGCGCGTGCGCGCAGGTCATCGCTACACGCCCGCCACGATGCCATGACCGCCACACCACCCTCGACCGCCGCGACCGAAGCCACGACCAACCCGCCGCGCCGAAAAGCGCTGTTGCGGGTCGACGATTTCGAGACGGCCCGCAGCGTGGCGCGCAGCCCGGATTTCGCCACGCTCGACCTCGCGGCCTACCTGCGCGCGCTGCAGGCGCAAACCGGGCGCGACTTCGCAGTGCTGATCCAGCTGGCCGAGAACACGCCCTTCTTCATGCAGGGCCCGCGCCACCTGCGCATGCGCCGGGTGCTGACCACCTTCATGGGGCCCGCGCGGGTCGAGGCCTGGCGGCCGACGCTGGCCCAGCTGATCGACCAGGCTCTCGACCGGCTGGAAGCCGCGCCCGAGCCCGACCTGGTGCGCGACTTCGCCGAACCCCTGTACCGCTCCGCCGCCGGCGCGCTGCTCGGTGTGGAGGGCACCGAATCGCCCGCGTTCCTGGGCTGCATCGGCCAGACGCGCACGTTGCTGGAGCCGATGCTGTCGCTGCGCGAGATCGCCACGCTGCAGAAGGCGGTGGCCGAGCTCGTCGCCGTGGTGGCGGGCAGCGAACCCTGGCGCCTGCCGGGCCGGCCGCAGCCGCTCTATGCGCATCTGATGGAAAACCTCGACGGTGATCTGGATCGCGATGCCGCCGTGGCGCTGGTGGCCGTGTGTTTCGTCGCCGCCCAGACCACCTCGCAGACCTTGTCCAACGCGGTGCTGGCCGTGCTGCGCTCCACCGCCGGCCTGCGCTCGCAGGCGGGCGACCCGGCCTGGATCGAGGCGCATATCGACAACCTGCTGCGCCTGAACGTCTCAACGCAGAGCATCGACCGTATCGCCGCGCGGTCGGCCGACGTGCGCGACCTGCACTTCGAAGCGGGCGATCGGGTGCATGTCCAGCTGGCGGCGGTCAACCGTGACGAGGCGGTGTTTCCCGGCGGTGCGCCGGGCTGCCCCTTCCATACCGGCGAGGCCCGCATGCCCGACCACATGGGTTTCAGCACGGGCGTGCACCGCTGTCCGGGTGCGTTGTTTGCCCGGCTGATGATCGGCATGGCCTTGCCCGCCTTGTTCTCCCGCTTTCCGGCGGTGTCGCTGACGGTCGACGAGCCGCAGTGGTATTCGACCGAACTCATCCGCATGCCGCTGGCGCTGCCGTGCCGGCTCCACCCTTATTTCTGAACCTGATGCCACCGTCCAGCCGAACCGTATCGCGCGACCAGATCGTCGACTTCATCCGCCGCTGCGTGGTGGCCCGCCTGGGCGTCGCGGCCGACGGGCTTCTCAATGACACGGTGCTGGCCGACATCGGACTGGAGTCGATCGACGTGGTGCTGATCAGCGGCCAGATCGAGGACGAGTTCGACCTGGAAGTGGCGCCTTCGATGATGTTCGAGTACCGCACCATCGACGCCGTGGCCGACCACCTGGTCGGGCTGCTCGCCGACCGCTGACGAAACGCCGCCGACCCGCCTGAATGACCTTCGTCTCCGGATCCTTTCTCCTCGGCTTCCTGCCGGCGCTCCTGATCATCTTCACGCTCGCCACGCGCTACGCGCCGGTGGCGGCGATGCCCTTGTTGCTGGCCGGATCGGTGCTGTTCTACCTGATGGCCGACGCGGCGAGCCTGCCGCTGCTCGTCGGTTCGCTGCTGATCAATTACGGCGTCGGCCGGGCGATGGACGCCTCGCAGGGCGGCTGGCGCAGGGCCTGGCTCGGCGTGGGCGTGGTGCTCAATTTGCTGCCGCTGTTCTGGTTCAAGTACGGCGGCGGGCTGCACCTGGGCGCATCCCAGGCGGCGGGCTCCTTTGTCGGCTCGGGCATTCCGCTGGGCCTGTCGTTCTACACCTTCGGCCAGCTGTCTTTTC
The nucleotide sequence above comes from Xylophilus sp. GOD-11R. Encoded proteins:
- a CDS encoding AMP-binding protein; this translates as MPPARPDLLSDPHAGEQANLAFRLDAGLRSAPTRRALLWLERGERIGSDLTAADLRQRSTALARELIEKIPARSQMLLVMPPGPEFTIALLACLYAGQVAVPLPMPRPGAPADRLQAVVADADARFVLSTAEGVEALRPSVPDMTLIAVTADAPQADAPEAAWPGLALAPTDTVVVQYTSGSTRTPRGVALSGANIVANAWLVAEDWQLRQDELMLSWLPHYHDMGLMGSLLFPLLWGVPVVQMSPLAFVQKPVRWLRAVQAWGATMSGGPAFAFALCLETIPADQHAAFELRSWRLAYCGAEPVPAALMQRFREAFGPSGLAADAVFATYGLAEAALFVAGRPGVWTEQGGRPAPASTEPCLLGEATRPFLRIVDPETLAVLPDGEAGEIWACGPSIAMGYLTQGLDGVFGQRLEGDTSAWLRTGDIGLIDGAVLRITGRRKDILIAHGGNVAAADVEWLAATEDEALNPHAAAAFNLYADGTGGIALLIETRDGRAAIGDAEALSKRIIAVVRAGLSLEIELLCFVKRGALDRTSSGKIRRQTVAERVRAGHRYTPATMP
- a CDS encoding response regulator transcription factor — its product is MSPWTPAKAADPISVAIAHTDPLVRAGLAAVLTPDRGFTVAMADDSTDTEPNEPDVTVADYETALSLLDRSRSTSARPTKTLPRIMVLSHRDRASEIRHALDLGVQGYLLMGCDLDEMMLGVRALHRGQHHLDQSAAQRVVESLNHQPLTSREGDVLQLIAVGHVNKTIATELDISVGTVKAHVKAILAKFGAKTRTEAAAIAQRRGLIATAF
- a CDS encoding alpha/beta hydrolase, with amino-acid sequence MSYITTKDGTQIFYKDWGTGQPIVFSHGWPLSSDDWDTQMLYFVQQGYRVIAHDRRGHGRSSQVSTGHDMNHYADDLAALTTHLDLQKAIHVGHSTGGGEVARYIARHGTRRVAKAVLISAVPPLMAKTAANPNGVPMEVLDGIRSAVATNRAQFFKDFPTVFYGFNRPGAKVSDGIALHWWAQGMMGSIQAHYEGIKAFSETDQTEDLKKIDVPTLVMHGDDDQVVPIAISSELSAKLVKGATLKVYKGYPHGMCATNADVINPDLLAFFKS
- a CDS encoding acyl carrier protein; the protein is MPPSSRTVSRDQIVDFIRRCVVARLGVAADGLLNDTVLADIGLESIDVVLISGQIEDEFDLEVAPSMMFEYRTIDAVADHLVGLLADR
- a CDS encoding cytochrome P450; this encodes MTATPPSTAATEATTNPPRRKALLRVDDFETARSVARSPDFATLDLAAYLRALQAQTGRDFAVLIQLAENTPFFMQGPRHLRMRRVLTTFMGPARVEAWRPTLAQLIDQALDRLEAAPEPDLVRDFAEPLYRSAAGALLGVEGTESPAFLGCIGQTRTLLEPMLSLREIATLQKAVAELVAVVAGSEPWRLPGRPQPLYAHLMENLDGDLDRDAAVALVAVCFVAAQTTSQTLSNAVLAVLRSTAGLRSQAGDPAWIEAHIDNLLRLNVSTQSIDRIAARSADVRDLHFEAGDRVHVQLAAVNRDEAVFPGGAPGCPFHTGEARMPDHMGFSTGVHRCPGALFARLMIGMALPALFSRFPAVSLTVDEPQWYSTELIRMPLALPCRLHPYF